CTCGTCGGCCAGTtaaggtaaatcccgcctacgagccgcataaccctatcatgaggggttaaatcatgacatacagttatccacagggaagttttcagctattagatgtatatacagttttacagtaacagAGGGGGTACTTAtatatagtagaagtattatgaatggaaaacctaCAAAAacatatatgttaagcaatatgggTACAGGTGGTGGTTGTATATGTTATTCGCACTTGTAttctcagattcagttatacatgattatttagaaacagatctttaaagtattgtaactcatttgcgacacactaacaatagcacatttcatcttactaagcgttgtctcatcccattactttaacatttttcaggtgattcaggtaggcaagcagatcaggctcgcagatagaggggcctcaataCTGCCCtgttagtagagtgagtattttttagagtattatGTATAGCTCTAGcccagttaagggtattttgggaaatggacatatatgtatattttggggacacattttagcactctaatattgtatattttctggattgtgtttatatggaTTCCGCTTCTCACTGTTttggttgatggtttggtttaatttagTTGGTAAcaaagcattataaattttacagtatatatatatatatatatatatatatatatatatatatataaataaaaacccagttaaatagcaggttgttacagttgtCCTTTCCTCTGCTCTCCCTCGGCCTGCTCTACTCTACAATTCGTGAGAAAAATGGAGGAGGAAGACTTCAAAAACTAGAGCAAAAGACGCTACATGGTCCAGTGTTTTTTGCTGCCACGCGTCAAACAGCACCTAGCTCTCCCAAGAAAAATTCGTTGGATGGTCCAACATCTTCTGATTGAAAAACGTTGGATGGTCCACCGTCTTTTGCTTAAAAAACGTTGGATCATCCAGTGACTTTTAGAAAGCATCAAAGTTGGAAATAAAGTTCCTCGTacctttattaaatatttttatataaaagattaataaagGAAAAAACTCCGATCTATTGAGTGTGAGAATAAAAaacactaatatatatatatatatatcaaactaAAGGGAACAGCGTGTACCCAATCCAACCCCATCcaacccatttaataaatggaTCGAATTTGGGttaacccatttataaatggaTTGCCTCCTATTAAACTTGAATCCGGTTTAAATGGGTGGATTCGAATTGACCTACGactgttttgccacccctacctCTTATTTTATAGTCCAAATTCAATATAGGCTTCTAactaatccaaaaaaaaaattattatatacaaaaatagaaaagaatcCTTCCTCACAAGTATTTGTCGCATTAAACTACTTGAATTGAAGAGGATAATAattcaattttattaatttttaaaatcaaactGCCTAGTTTATTGTTAACCATCAAACTCCGGATTaatttccatctctctctctctctctcttatcctcCTCGGAATTTGGACTCATCCTCATTGTAATTTAAACTTTTGTTTTTGGTTTCACCTCCAACGGAATTCATTTTTGGGATAAAAATGGATTCAAGAAGCCAAACAAGGAGCGTGTCTGGAATGATCGATGAAGAAGAAATGATATGTGAGTACGCCAACATGATCACCTCCAAGGGTTTGTTCATGGGAGATGATCCTCTTCGTTACTCCTCCCCTGTTCTCATGGCACAGATTGTTCTCATTCTCTTTTCCACCAGATGTGTCTATGCCCTGTTGAGACCTCTTGGCCAAAGCCCAATCATTACAAATGTCATAGTGAGCTCTCCCTTCATCTCTAATTTTAACAATTTCCATTTCAACATCTTAAATTTTTCATTAGTAATTCTCTGAAGAATCTTCATATAAAATTTTGCTTAATTTCTTGTAGATCTCTCTTTTCAAaagggaattttgaaaaaaaaaaaaactgattttaaGAATTGAAACATTGAATAAAATGCAGGGGTGGAATCATGGTTCTTTGATCATGCTTGGGTTGTCCCAGTTAAAGATGAAATTTCGCCCATATAATCTATTATGAAGAAACTCCAAGTTAACATTTTGAAAAAACAATTCCACTCTTATAATTTAGGAAAACAGAAAACTATAACAAGAATTTTTCACCCAAGAAAATTTGTATAATCTGTCCTTCAACTATCCTCAAATTCTTGAATCAACCGGTTAACAAAATGATTCCCACATTTCACTTGAAAATTCTATTTCTGCTGTGGTAGAAATAGAGTGCTGAATTGAGGATATTCGTGTGTTATTTCATCTGCAATAATACACACGCACATtaattaaaatgaagaagaaaacctTTATTTTTACCTAGATACTGATAGTTAATAACGGGTTCAGTTTCCACCAGGCTGGTATAATCCTGGGTCAGTCAGTTCTAGCAAGGAACAGCTCCTACTCGAGCAAGTTGTTCCCTCCAGGAGGCACACTTGCGCTTGAAACATTTGGACATTTTGGGAACATGATCCACTTGTTTGTGCTGGGAGTTCGGCTTGATGCGAGCCTTTTGAAGAGGATTGGAAGAAAACCGATGATCATAGCTCTCTCTGGCAATGCACTCCCTGTAGCACTTGGTTTTCTGACCTTCCTGATCACGACGCCCACAACCAACATGAGCAGGCAACTGATTTTTGGACTTCATTTTACACTGATGAGGAACTCTGTCACCCACTTCATCTGCACCACCGGCGTCCTCGCCGATCTTGACATTCTCAACTCGGAGATCGGCCGCCTGGCCTCTTTCACTTCCCTCATCAGCGACGCAAGTAGTTGGTTCGTGGTTGAATTATTGCCCAAATTCatgttttcactttctttgtcCACAGTCGCACCACTTATGCCCATTCTGGTTTTGCTGGCGTACTACGGCTTCATTTTCTGCATTCTTAGACCTCTGGCGGTATGGATGGTGAGGTGCACTCCTGAAGGAAAACCCATGAAGGGGCAACACTTTTTTGCAATTCTTATAATGGTTTTGGTAGTGGGGTTCTCTGGGGACTACATTGGGCAGCATTGTGGATTTACAGCTTTTGTCTTTGGCATGTCTTTACCCTCTGGGCCGCCATTGAGCTCGACTTTGGTGGAGAAGCTTAGCACCGTTGCTTCCGGGCTGCTGCTTCCCATTTTTTGTGCCAGCAGTGGGATGAGGACTGATGTTTCGGCACTGGAAACAGGGACATGGGTGTTAACAGAGATGCCCATTTTTATGGGATATTTGGGAAAGTTTGCAGGCACCATTTTGTCAATGCTTTATCTTGATTTTCCGCTTTGGGATGCTTTGTCTCTGGCTTTGATCATGTGCTGCAAAGGAATTGTGGAGATTGCTATGTATATGGCCTTGTTGGATTGCAAGGTGATGCAAACAGTCTCTCCCTCCCTCTTCCTTTTTTATCAGAAAATTAAGTTTTATGTATGATTCAAGACAGTCTGGATCCAAACCATGAGAGTATCAGATTTTAAAACACTTGCAATCACTAATCAATTTGCGAGGTGAATTTCTTCTATTCGAGTGTGAATAACTTTGACCTCCCTATAGTTTACCTCAAAGATTTTGTAGAATCTCTTAATGAGATTCCAAGGCTTTCCTTCCTTCCTGGATACCCATGTACTTGCAACAATGGAGTCACTCTCTGTCGATAGCTTCCTCAAACAtacgacatatatatatatatatatatatttatgtacttGTATATgatattttggaaaattaaatcCTGCTTTCAAACAAAAAAACATTTGTCCAAGCCTAGGTTTATTTACAAGTTAGATACTGCGAGTTCAAATTTTTTAGCATGGACACACCGTGTAGGCCAAAAATGAAGTCTTTGATGTTCATGTTATAATAGGTTTTTTTGTTTATCTACAGCTTGTAACGAACCAAACGTTTGCCCTTCTAGTGATCAGCATGGTGACTATAACTGGGATTTGCACACTCGTAGTGAGTTACCTTTATGATCCTTCACACAAATACATAACACAAAAGGGAGGGACCAGTCTACCCTACCGGAAAATGATGGATCTCCGCTTACTGGTTTGCATCCACAGTGAGGAAAACGTACCCCCGATCATCAACTTCCTTGAGGCCTCCAATCCCACAAGAACCAGCCCCATATCCATATTGGTCCTCCAGCTAAAAGACCTGGAAGGCAGGGCAACCGCCACTCTTACACCTGTTGGGCATAAAAACAAGTGTTCATCCCAGCTCACGCGCTCTGAGCGCATCGCCAAGGCCTTCAATAACTTGGAACAGACCAGCCGTGGCTGCATCATG
This window of the Malania oleifera isolate guangnan ecotype guangnan chromosome 6, ASM2987363v1, whole genome shotgun sequence genome carries:
- the LOC131157691 gene encoding cation/H(+) antiporter 14-like isoform X2: MSYFHQAGIILGQSVLARNSSYSSKLFPPGGTLALETFGHFGNMIHLFVLGVRLDASLLKRIGRKPMIIALSGNALPVALGFLTFLITTPTTNMSRQLIFGLHFTLMRNSVTHFICTTGVLADLDILNSEIGRLASFTSLISDASSWFVVELLPKFMFSLSLSTVAPLMPILVLLAYYGFIFCILRPLAVWMVRCTPEGKPMKGQHFFAILIMVLVVGFSGDYIGQHCGFTAFVFGMSLPSGPPLSSTLVEKLSTVASGLLLPIFCASSGMRTDVSALETGTWVLTEMPIFMGYLGKFAGTILSMLYLDFPLWDALSLALIMCCKGIVEIAMYMALLDCKLVTNQTFALLVISMVTITGICTLVVSYLYDPSHKYITQKGGTSLPYRKMMDLRLLVCIHSEENVPPIINFLEASNPTRTSPISILVLQLKDLEGRATATLTPVGHKNKCSSQLTRSERIAKAFNNLEQTSRGCIMLQHFVGVAPYASMHDDICTLAVDKRTSIVIIPYHKHWGIDGTVETVFPSIKIVNENVINKAPCSVGILIDRSQKGGNQPVFAAGSSLYRIVMIFLGGADDREALEYSQRMAGHPNVYLTVVWVKSQVLNNEKEMYLDSEMMHNLRADTISKERIVYEEEIVTDGVGTTRVVRSMETTCDLFIVGRRHDPLCHATQGLTEWNECPELGTVGDMLTSSEFQFSVLVIQH
- the LOC131157691 gene encoding cation/H(+) antiporter 14-like isoform X1, coding for MDSRSQTRSVSGMIDEEEMICEYANMITSKGLFMGDDPLRYSSPVLMAQIVLILFSTRCVYALLRPLGQSPIITNVIAGIILGQSVLARNSSYSSKLFPPGGTLALETFGHFGNMIHLFVLGVRLDASLLKRIGRKPMIIALSGNALPVALGFLTFLITTPTTNMSRQLIFGLHFTLMRNSVTHFICTTGVLADLDILNSEIGRLASFTSLISDASSWFVVELLPKFMFSLSLSTVAPLMPILVLLAYYGFIFCILRPLAVWMVRCTPEGKPMKGQHFFAILIMVLVVGFSGDYIGQHCGFTAFVFGMSLPSGPPLSSTLVEKLSTVASGLLLPIFCASSGMRTDVSALETGTWVLTEMPIFMGYLGKFAGTILSMLYLDFPLWDALSLALIMCCKGIVEIAMYMALLDCKLVTNQTFALLVISMVTITGICTLVVSYLYDPSHKYITQKGGTSLPYRKMMDLRLLVCIHSEENVPPIINFLEASNPTRTSPISILVLQLKDLEGRATATLTPVGHKNKCSSQLTRSERIAKAFNNLEQTSRGCIMLQHFVGVAPYASMHDDICTLAVDKRTSIVIIPYHKHWGIDGTVETVFPSIKIVNENVINKAPCSVGILIDRSQKGGNQPVFAAGSSLYRIVMIFLGGADDREALEYSQRMAGHPNVYLTVVWVKSQVLNNEKEMYLDSEMMHNLRADTISKERIVYEEEIVTDGVGTTRVVRSMETTCDLFIVGRRHDPLCHATQGLTEWNECPELGTVGDMLTSSEFQFSVLVIQH